A window from Lagopus muta isolate bLagMut1 chromosome 5, bLagMut1 primary, whole genome shotgun sequence encodes these proteins:
- the JUN gene encoding transcription factor Jun, with translation MSAKMEPTFYEDALNASFAPPESGGYGYNNAKVLKQSMTLNLSDPASSLKPHLRNKNADILTSPDVGLLKLASPELERLIIQSSNGLITTTPTPTQFLCPKNVTDEQEGFAEGFVRALAELHNQNTLPSVTSAAQPVSGGMAPVSSMAGGSSFNTSLHSEPPVYANLSNFNPNALNSAPNYNANGMGYAPQHHINPQMPVQHPRLQALKEEPQTVPEMPGETPPLSPIDMESQERIKAERKRMRNRIAASKCRKRKLERIARLEEKVKTLKAQNSELASTANMLREQVAQLKQKVMNHVNSGCQLMLTQQLQTF, from the coding sequence ATGAGTGCAAAGATGGAGCCTACTTTCTACGAGGATGCCCTGAACGCCAGCTTCGCGCCGCCGGAGAGCGGCGGCTATGGATATAATAACGCCAAGGTGCTGAAGCAGAGCATGACGCTGAACCTGTCCGACCCGGCCAGCAGCTTGAAGCCGCACCTGAGGAACAAGAACGCCGACATCCTCACCTCCCCAGACGTGGGGCTGCTGAAGTTGGCCTCCCCGGAGCTGGAGCGGCTCATCATCCAGTCCAGCAACGGGTTAATCACCACCACGCCGACCCCGACGCAGTTCCTCTGCCCCAAGAACGTTACCGACGAGCAAGAGGGCTTCGCCGAAGGCTTCGTGAGAGCGCTGGCGGAACTGCACAACCAGAACACGCTGCCCAGCGTCACCTCGGCTGCCCAACCTGTCAGCGGTGGCATGGCACCTGTGTCCTCCATGGCCGGCGGCAGCAGCTTCAACACGAGTTTGCACAGCGAGCCCCCGGTGTATGCCAATCTCAGCAACTTCAACCCCAACGCGCTCAACTCCGCACCCAACTACAACGCCAACGGCATGGGCTACGCGCCGCAGCATCACATAAACCCCCAGATGCCCGTGCAGCATCCCAGGCTTCAGGCTCTGAAAGAAGAGCCTCAGACTGTACCTGAAATGCCGGGGGAAACCCCTCCCCTGTCCCCTATTGACATGGAGTCGCAGGAGAGAATCAAAGCCGAGAGAAAACGCATGAGAAACAGAATTGCAGCGTCCAAATGCCGGAAAAGGAAGTTGGAAAGGATTGCCAGGttggaagaaaaagtgaaaacttTGAAAGCCCAGAACTCAGAGCTGGCATCCACTGCCAACATGCTCAGAGAACAGGTTGCACAGCTTAAGCAGAAGGTCATGAACCATGTCAACAGCGGGTGCCAGCTAATGCTAACACAACAGTTGCAAACGTTTTGA